The proteins below are encoded in one region of Sander lucioperca isolate FBNREF2018 chromosome 11, SLUC_FBN_1.2, whole genome shotgun sequence:
- the mafaa gene encoding transcription factor MafAa, translating to MATDLAMSAELPNSPLAIEYVNDFDLMKFEVKKEPPEAERYCHRLPSGSLSSTPISTPCSSVPSSPSFCAPSPGAQPNQSLTSSGINSSGGSNSSGGGGGNNNHSGGGGAGKPQLEDLYWIPSYQHHINPEALNLTPEDAVEALIGNAHHHHHHHQAYEGFRGQQYAVGDDLSVASAAHHHQGHHHHHHHHGHHARLEDRFSDEQLVSMTVRELNRQLRGFSKEEVIRLKQKRRTLKNRGYAQSCRFKRVQQRHMLETEKCSLQTQVEQLKQDVVRLAKERDLYKEKYEKLASRTYSVGGAANTRDPSGKQAEFFM from the coding sequence ATGGCTACCGACCTGGCCATGAGCGCGGAGCTGCCGAACAGCCCTCTGGCAATCGAGTACGTCAACGACTTTGACCTCATGAAGTTCGAGGTGAAGAAGGAGCCTCCGGAGGCCGAGCGTTACTGCCACCGCCTCCCGTCGGGCTCCCTGTCCTCCACCCCGATCAGCACCCCCTGCTCCTCCGTGCCTTCCTCGCCGAGCTTCTGCGCCCCGAGCCCGGGCGCGCAGCCCAACCAGAGCCTCACCAGCAGCGGCATCAACAGCAGCGGCGGCAGCAACAGCAGCGGCGGCGGAGGCGGCAACAACAATCACAGCGGCGGCGGCGGCGCGGGCAAGCCGCAGCTGGAGGACCTCTATTGGATCCCCAGCTACCAGCACCACATCAACCCCGAGGCGCTCAACCTGACCCCGGAGGACGCGGTGGAGGCCCTCATCGGGAACgcgcaccaccaccaccaccaccaccaggcCTACGAGGGCTTCCGCGGGCAGCAGTACGCGGTCGGGGATGACCTGTCCGTGGCCTCGGCTGCGCACCATCACCAgggccaccaccaccaccatcaccaccacggCCACCACGCGCGCCTGGAGGACCGCTTCTCGGACGAACAGCTGGTCAGCATGACGGTGCGGGAGCTGAACCGGCAGCTGCGGGGCTTCAGCAAGGAGGAGGTGATCCGCCTGAAGCAGAAGCGGCGCACCCTGAAGAACCGCGGCTACGCGCAGTCCTGCCGCTTCAAACGCGTGCAGCAGAGGCACATGCTGGAGACGGAGAAGTGCAGCCTGCAGACCCAGGTGGAGCAGCTGAAGCAGGACGTGGTGCGCCTCGCCAAGGAGAGGGATCTTTACAAGGAGAAGTACGAGAAGCTGGCCAGCCGGACCTACTCTGTCGGTGGAGCCGCGAACACGAGAGATCCGTCCGGGAAACAGGCCGAGTTCTTCATGTGA